The following proteins are encoded in a genomic region of Lytechinus variegatus isolate NC3 chromosome 7, Lvar_3.0, whole genome shotgun sequence:
- the LOC121418824 gene encoding cytochrome c oxidase subunit 7A2, mitochondrial-like, translating into MNRILAVRSLVPRAGKNFSTSARTQIENKVKESQTRFQAPDGNPIHLKKGGSDYAIYSFAMGLTAVGTLWSCFSLFKYAMPKK; encoded by the exons GCTGTACGAAGTCTTGTCCCAAGGGCAGGCAAGAATTTCTCTACCTCGGCAAGGacacaaattgaaaataaagtgaAAGAATCCCAAACAAGATTCCAG GCACCTGATGGCAACCCCATCCATTTGAAGAAGGGAGGGTCTGACTATGCTATCTACTCCTTCGCCATGGGACTGACGGCAGTGGGCACTTTATGGAGCTGTTTCTCACTCTTCAAGTACGCCATGCCAAAAAAATAG